In Oryza glaberrima chromosome 8, OglaRS2, whole genome shotgun sequence, the following are encoded in one genomic region:
- the LOC127781274 gene encoding blue copper protein-like, giving the protein MASSSVLIKLLVVVGCAAAASAATLTVGGSSGWTLDQNYDTWASGQTFAVGDKLVFSFVGAHTVTEVNKNDYDNCAVASNSISSTRTSPATLDLAAAGMHYYICTVSGHCAGGMKLAINVGSGSGSGSGSGTPPSTTPGSSGTPPATPSSPSKPTGGASAGLQASAAVAAAAGVLVKLALF; this is encoded by the exons atggcgtcTTCTTCCGTTCTGATCaagctgctcgtcgtcgtcggctgcgccgccgcggcctccgcggcGACGCTCACCGTGGGTGGTAGCTCCGGGTGGACGCTTGACCAGAACTACGATACTTGGGCAAGTGGCCAAACCTTCGCGGTTGGAGACAAGCTCG TGTTCAGCTTCGTTGGGGCGCACACGGTGACGGAGGTGAACAAGAACGATTACGACAACTGCGCCGTCGCAAGCAACTCGATCAGCTCGACCAGAACCAGCCCAGCCaccctcgacctcgccgccgccggcatgcaCTACTACATCTGCACCGTCAGCGGCCACTGCGCCGGCGGCATGAAGCTGGCCATCAACGTCGGcagcggctccggctccggctccggctccgggaCGCCACCCAGCACCACCCCAGGAAGCAGCggcacgccgccggccaccccttcttccccctccaagCCGACCGGCGGCGCGTCCGCCGGCCTGCaggccagcgccgccgtcgccgccgccgccggcgtcctcgtCAAGCTCGCCCTCTTCTGA
- the LOC127782480 gene encoding uncharacterized protein LOC127782480, translating into MPRRTASSAAAAPGRGGMEWELEREMVLMAAAGGEHQKKQRQQQPARRAFATDLLQNCDLPPPAKLFGPLPTLQRLENAAAWTSTSPDRKGGDGEGGGGDGGDRLMRALRLSQSRAREAEEKLAAAGASNGELSALLVRDSVVLSAHRLWVMMLEAENSGLRGAAGAAGSAKEGVGEDEDEDEDEDGGARRGAAAWWLALAVCVGIAGIGLAMGKLLL; encoded by the exons ATgccgcggcggacggcgagcagcgcggccgcggcgcccggCCGCGGCGGGATGGAGTGGGAGCTGGAGCGGGAGATGGTgctgatggcggcggccggcggcgaacacCAGAAGAagcagaggcagcagcagccggcgcggcgggcgttCGCCACCGACCTGCTCCAGAACTGCGACCTGCCTCCTCCCGCGAAGCTCTTCGGCCCGCTCCCCACTCTGCAAAG GTTGGAGaacgcggcggcgtggacgagCACGAGCCCGGATCGGAAGGGCGGGGACGGcgaaggcggtggtggtgacggcggcgaccgcctGATGCGTGCGCTGCGGCTGTCGCAGTcgcgggcgcgggaggcggaggagaagctGGCGGCCGCCGGGGCGAGCAACGGCGAGCTCTCGGCGCTGCTGGTGCGGGACTCGGTGGTGCTGTCGGCGCACCGCCTGTGGGTCATGATGCTGGAGGCCGAGAACTCCGGGCTCAGAGGAGCAGCAGGAGCCGCCGGCTCGGCCAAGGAAGGCGtcggcgaggacgaggacgaggacgaggacgaggacggcggcgcccggcgcggGGCCGCTGCGTGGTGGCTCGCGCTCGCCGTCTGCGTCGGCATTGCCGGCATCGGCCTCGCCATGGGCAAGCTCCTCCTCTGA
- the LOC127782989 gene encoding basic blue protein-like, translating into MASPSALIAMLLVMVVGCAAVASAMELSFIVGDAQGWNTGVNYTAWAKGKTFEANDTLVFRYARNQHTVTEVTKSDYDACTVSGKPISDFEGGALVTFIALSPGEHYFICKIGNHCASGMKLAVTVSNSSDTPRPQPWIGPYSTPASASAHLHAGGAVVAAAVGILLNLALF; encoded by the exons ATGGCGTCCCCTTCGGCTCTGATCGCAATGCTCCTCGTCATGGTCGTCGGCTGCGCCGCCGTGGCCTCGGCGATGGAGCTGAGTTTCATTGTCGGAGATGCGCAGGGTTGGAACACCGGCGTCAACTACACCGCTTGGGCGAAGGGCAAAACCTTCGAGGCTAACGACACGCTTG tATTCAGATACGCCAGGAACCAGCACACGGTGACAGAGGTGACCAAGAGCGACTACGACGCCTGCACCGTCAGCGGCAAACCGATCAGTGATTTCGAAGGAGGCGCGCTTGTGACATTCATAGCGCTCAGCCCCGGCGAGCACTACTTCATCTGCAAAATCGGCAACCATTGCGCCAGCGGCATGAAGCTCGCCGTCACCGTCTCCAACTCCAGCGACACCCCGAGGCCGCAACCTTGGATTGGGCCTTACTCCACGCCAGCCAGCGCGTCCGCACACCTGCAcgccggtggcgccgtcgtcgcggcggccgttGGGATCCTCCTCAATCTCGCCCTCTTCTGA
- the LOC127782910 gene encoding uncharacterized protein LOC127782910, producing MEMTGTSAMVSGSTSGEDTTAISSPSICILPMRYGGMLRVDLAAEESVMAVAVEVAIVFPAAEDQLQIEWAVAVEVAIVFPAAEDSAQIVWAAGAAAAAEEWLATIRAAAAVEVAIVFPAAEDSAQIVWAAAALAAAEEWPRTVRMAALLPAVDGLVR from the coding sequence atggagATGACGGGCACCTCGGCGATGGTATCGGGCTCGACCAGCGGGGAGGACACCACCGCTATTTCCTCCCCGTCCATTTGCATCCTCCCGATGAGGTATGGAGGGATGCTCCGGGTGGACCTCGCCGCGGAGGAGTCCGtcatggcggtggcggtcgaGGTTGCGATCGTTTTCCCTGCGGCGGAGGACCAGCTGCAGATCGAGTGGGCGGTGGCGGTCGAGGTGGCGATCGTGTTCCCTGCGGCGGAGGACAGCGCGCAAATCGTGTGGGCGGCGGGggccgcggctgcggcggaggagtGGCTGGCGACCatcagggcggcggcggcggtcgaggtGGCGATCGTGTTCCCTGCGGCGGAGGACAGCGCGCAAATcgtgtgggcggcggcggcgctcgccgcggcggaggagtggCCGCGGACCGTCAGGATGGCGGCGTTGCTCCCCGCGGTGGATGGGCTGGTGCGGTAG
- the LOC127782479 gene encoding RNA-binding protein CP33, chloroplastic: MALPLVRLPPLPAARHPPLLRLPKHSVPPHGGRVSFACSSGSRAAFAACCASASVAPAAEAEAVVEEPEGPRTRLIAQNIPWDCTADDMRALFGKHGSVVDVELSMYNSTRNRGLAFVTMGSEEEALSALNHLNSTTLNDRTIKVDFARSRKKQYVVPSAPMPKHSVFVGNLTWRVRSRHLRELFASTPGVQSVEVVFHTTSPRRSAGYGFVSFSSKEAAEAAISTFNGTKLMGRSINVMFKDDNAKKNKSAAPTEEDLKAESSEQIVS, from the exons atggctcTCCCCCTCGTCCGCCTTCCCCCGCtccccgccgcgcgccacccACCGCTGCTCCGCCTCCCCAAGCACTCCGTTCCGCCTCACGGCGGCCGCGTCTCCTTCGCCTGTTCGTCCGGTAGCCGCGCCGCCTTCGCTGCCTGCTGTGCTAGCGCCTCGGTGgccccggcggcggaggcggaggcggtggtggaagAGCCCGAGGGGCCGAGGACGCGGCTCATCGCGCAGAACATCCCCTGGGACTGCACGGCGGACGACATGCGCGCGCTCTTCGGGAAGCACGGCTCTGTCGTCGATGTCGAG CTCTCGATGTACAATTCGACCAGAAACAGAGGATTGGCGTTTGTAACCATGGGTTCAGAAGAGGAGGCTCTTTCAGCACTCAACCATCTAAATTCGACT ACTCTAAATGATAGAACAATTAAGGTAGACTTTGCTAGATCGAGAAAGAAGCAGTATGTTGTGCCATCAGCTCCCATGCCGAAGCACAGCGTTTTTGTGGGTAATCTGACGTGGAGAGTGAGATCTCGCCATCTTCGTGAATTATTTGCATCAACCCCAGGTGTTCAATCAGTTGAAGTTGTCTTCCATACCACAAGTCCGAGGCGATCTGCTGGTTATGGATTTGTTTCCTTTTCCTCAAAAGAGGCAGCAGAGGCTGCCATATCTACCTTCAATGGCACG AAATTGATGGGAAGATCCATTAACGTGATGTTCAAAGATGACAATGCCAAAAAGAATAAATCTGCTGCACCAACGGAAGAGGATCTGAAGGCAGAATCATCTGAGCAGATTGTTAGCTAA